Proteins from one Calonectris borealis unplaced genomic scaffold, bCalBor7.hap1.2 HAP1_SCAFFOLD_35, whole genome shotgun sequence genomic window:
- the LOC142076181 gene encoding olfactory receptor 14J1-like, with protein MSNGSSITQFLLLAFADTRELQLLHFWLFLGIYLAALLGNGLIITAIACDHRLHTPMYFFLLNLSLLDLGSISTTVPKAMANSLWDTRDISYAGCAAQVFFVFFLFGAEYSLLTVMAYDRYVAICQPLHYGTLLGSRACVHMAAAAWASGFLNALLHTANTLSLPLCHGNAVDQFFCEIPQILKLSCSHSYLREVGLLVVGVCLLFGCFVFIVLSYVEIFRSVLRIPSEQGRHKAFSTCLPHLAVVSLFVSTAMFAYLKPPSISSPSLDLVVSLLYSVVPPAVNPLIYSMRNQELKDALWKMAQWTLFHRQ; from the coding sequence atgtccaacggcagctccatcacccagttcctcctcctggccttcgcagacacgcgggagctgcagctcttgcacttctggctcttcctgggcatctacctggctgccctcctgggcaacggcctcatcatcaccgccatagcctgcgaccaccgcctccacacccccatgtacttcttcctcctcaacctctccctcctcgacctgggctccatctccaccactgttcccaaagccatggccaattccctctgggacaccagggacatctcctatgcaggatgtgctgcacaggtcttcttTGTATTCTTCTTGTTTGGTGCAGAGTAttctcttctcactgtcatggcctacgaccgctatgttgccatctgccaacccctgcactacgggaccctcctgggcagcagagcttgtgtccacatggcagcagctgcctgggccagtgggtttctcaatgctctcctgcacacggccaatacattgtcactacccctctgccacggcaatgctgtggaccagttcttctgtgaaatcccccagatcctcaagctctcctgctcacactcctacctcagggaggttgggcttcttgtggttggtgtctgtttactatttgggtgttttgttttcattgtgctgtcctatgtggagatcttcaggtctgtgctgaggatcccctctgagcagggacggcacaaagccttttccacgtgtctCCCTCACCtcgccgtggtctccctgttcgtaagcactgccatgtttgcatacctgaagcccccctccatctcctccccatccctggatctggtggtgtcattgctgtactcagtggtgcctccagcagtgaaccccctcatctacagcatgaggaaccaggagctcaaggatgccctatggaaaatggcccagtggacgctgtttcaccgacaataa